The Colletotrichum higginsianum IMI 349063 chromosome 2, whole genome shotgun sequence genome has a segment encoding these proteins:
- a CDS encoding BP28CT domain-containing protein — translation MASSLAAQLAQIAANSKASLDIKAQKAAHSKSLIFEPRVAATQSYQTLFTICSEGFEELCELDGRFKPFSKTLFSEQSMSEDRTQMTTAENAELDKKVESFLRLVGSRLRLMPSIRALEWLVRRFRIHENNTKSLITTFLPYHSIPAFVTLLSILPPKIPHEYRFLSPYIKSLTSPPRSVLVHEAIHKADFLNTLSEYALEACRNQQQYPTLVSFWGGIMTEAVNGLLENMRSGRAAVQQDNNEAFLHRVGPTLAEAMSMKKVPNMQIASYMAVTIVAAKGSFDDATLSAFMEQIVHGWTSETVRPGLVCLCILAQYRSAKQLSGKVTKALLKVQNLGEILVELGQERRVDKLTNGLCIAFIERLCKKGDARGLPIIRAILMSKILKEKQIAVIFKSLVLAAHRLDDEVDKDGEIRKELGSTLIDLSRFSGETSEIIRTVLEEVDFDVEELEMKLDVSIRQRKALPGSQEDVEMTESKTPAPSKEDLRETIRELSTQKRALPSCLSTTTGEVYDEFSRLFLRVVSQQSEDPTLLADFDQLPSLSRQTAVSDHTYITFFVRIWSGPYPTLARAAAVDAVRRRLSDGDGNDLDFQALIPYCLVALVDSSKKVRRAAAELLIQIGHFFPPQSKAAKKSVWGGKNLYDDSAKVQWLEADTVSRLLHGVILPALEECIMHEDHIRAVLHSTLDSSAKNEGSDGKKALSSAGRSSVLSFLASHVVATPLLRVKSNLLSVLNRIRGVSSTSRTKVLLPAFQWWASLSAEETNRLSEVEEVDQAVLHTRFAEIVVPNDSEGLDCLLSIIKDSASAKRPELVRSISARIRAIWSSMKADTKFDVAQTMLELSQARHASQDEEDIIADEAADFLRNVELTTEILAYFLESIQTGTKLITEPPANKRRRTSSSEANRAVTAQASAELSATLRSVTFVLQLVDGSNPAAHPELLDSLFGTLSELQHFRTVIGSELGYLQNLVLTSLIAMVPAYRNNKSLKIDGSGGHGDLLVNCIQKSSSPIVQNSALLLIASLASAAPDLVLHSVMPIFTFMGASVLRQNDDHSAHVVNQTIKEVVPPLMASLKKGKRNPVAGATELLASFVTAYEHIPAHRKQGLFVALINTLGPDEFLYALLAMLVDRYGPNDSLMAFASELLGFYSAEVQLQTLARLLDLISDIFKPKPGLSATLLGVGEDLAEKKPETTALQQLTVFPSLLSSRKLRKEITVLTERDDMDSSKIRDLYAILLRDVLALAETVKNQKALHECCGNALANLLNLLSIGEFIKSVENLLDHTEIDLRRKVLRALEVRVDQEGVADVASRTALLAFLPQLTAAIRDTDDIKYKHTAVACIDKIAEKYGKKDVEAVAGAAATIAGPHCLGQPDTRLRVMALLCLASLVDVLQDGILPIVNIAISQAILYIEQSVEEEKAANELHNAGYAFITALAQHLPYMISAKHLDNIFLASNKSAEANLDNEADDERLNCLRFLARKVEAKTLLASLERNWIPATETGFDATDEWVDIFGVVVESHTKSVVTKNVTALSTILLNSLDLRRREHAKEKLGNTASQRVSKIEASINEVALKMIYKLNDAAFRPIFTHIVEWSTQLPKQDVAGRALRRFSVYGFLQMFFESLKSIVTNYATYIVDDAVEIIKTCDFKLPEQKELWRRVLSTLARCFEHDQDDFWQAPAHFSKAAPVLTAQFLNASSVDLSAELIPAVVELASAADSQEHQKELNSTILRHLRSEQASVRLAAVKCQQELAEKLGEEWLSALPEMLPYISELQDDDDEVVERETHRWIVKIEGVLGESLDSMLQ, via the exons CCTCCCGTATCACTCGATCCCCGCCTTCGTCACCCTGCTTTCGATTCTCCCGCCCAAGATTCCTCATGAGTACCGATTCTTGAGCCCTTACATCAAGTCGCTCACCTCGCCTCCGCGATCCGTTCTGGTCCACGAAGCGATCCACAAGGCCGACTTCCTCAACACCCTGTCCGAATACGCTCTCGAGGCGTGCAGAAATCAACAACAGTACCCGACTCTGGTCTCATTCTGGGGTGGAATTATGACAGAGGCCGTGAACGGACTTCTCGAGAACATGCGGTCCGGTCGCGCCGCTGTACAGCAGGACAACAATGAAGCTTTTCTGCACCGCGTCGGGCCTACCCTCGCCGAGGCAATGTCGATGAAGAAGGTTCCCAACATGCAAATCGCCTCCTACATGGCCGTCACCATCGTTGCGGCCAAGGGCAGCTTCGACGACGCAACCCTCTCGGCTTTCATGGAGCAGATCGTTCACGGCTGGACCAGCGAGACTGTGCGCCCCGGGCTTGTCTGCTTGTGCATTCTGGCGCAGTACCGCTCGGCGAAGCAACTTTCCGGAAAGGTCACCAAGGCTTTGTTGAAGGTCCAGAACCTCGGCGAGATACTGGTCGAGCTGggccaggagaggagggtcGACAAGCTCACCAACGGACTATGCATTGCCTTCATCGAACGCTTGtgcaagaagggcgacgcTCGCGGCCTGCCGATTATCCGCGCCATCTTGATGAGCAAGATCTTGAAGGAGAAGCAGATTGCTGTCATTTTCAAGTCCCTGGTGCTGGCTGCGCACAgactcgacgacgaggttgacaAGGACGGCGAAATCCGCAAGGAGCTTGGCTCCACGTTGATCGACCTGTCTCGCTTCTCGGGCGAGACGAGCGAGATCATCCGTACCGTCTTGGAGGAAGTCGACTTTGACGTCGAGGAGTTGGAAATGAAGCTTGACGTCTCCATCCGCCAAAGAAAGGCCCTGCCGGGCTCTCAGGAGGACGTCGAAATGACCGAATCCAAGACCCCTGCTCCTTCCAAGGAGGATCTGAGAGAGACTATCCGGGAACTCTCGACCCAGAAGCGCGCCCTCCCCTCGTGTCTTTCTACCACCACCGGCGAGGTTTACGACGAGTTCAGCAGACTCTTCCTTCGCGTCGTCTCCCAGCAGTCCGAGGACCCGACACTGCTCGCTGATTTCGACCAGCTGCCATCTCTGAGCCGCCAAACTGCAGTCAGCGACCACACATACATCACCTTCTTTGTCCGCATCTGGTCGGGTCCTTACCCGACTctcgctcgcgctgccgccgtAGATGCTGTCAGGAGACGTCTGAGCGACGGTGACGGCAACGACCTCGACTTCCAGGCTCTGATCCCCTACTGTCTTGTGGCTCTCGTTGATTCCTCCAAGAAGGTGCGCCGTGCTGCTGCCGAGCTACTGATCCAGATTGGTCATTTCTTCCCCCCTCAGTCAAAGGCCGCGAAGAAGTCTGTCTGGGGCGGTAAGAACCTATACGACGACAGTGCCAAGGTGCAATGGCTGGAGGCCGACACTGTCTCCCGCCTGTTGCACGGCGTAATTCTTCCCGCTCTGGAGGAATGCATCATGCACGAAGACCACATTCGCGCAGTGCTGCACTCTACCCTCGACAGCAGCGCCAAGAACGAGGGCAGCGACGGAAAGAAGGCGCTCAGCTCAGCAGGCAGATCGTCGGTCTTGTCATTCTTAGCCAGCCACGTTGTTGCGACACCGCTGCTCCGGGTCAAGTCCAACCTTCTCTCTGTCCTCAACCGCATCAGAGGAGTGTCGTCCacctcgaggacgaaggtACTGCTGCCGGCGTTCCAGTGGTGGGCTTCCTTGTCTGCGGAAGAGACGAACCGTCTctccgaggtcgaggaagtGGACCAGGCTGTGCTTCACACCAGATTCGCCGAGATCGTTGTGCCCAACGACAGCGAGGGGCTGGATTGCCTCCTCTCGATCATCAAGGACTCTGCCTCCGCCAAGCGTCCGGAGCTGGTCCGGTCCATCTCTGCGCGCATCCGCGCCATCTGGAGTTCGATGAAGGCCGATACCAAGTTCGACGTGGCTCAGACAATGCTGGAACTCTCTCAGGCGCGGCACGCAtcccaggacgaggaggacatcATTGCCGATGAGGCTGCCGATTTCCTGAGGAACGTCGAGCTGACCACAGAGATCCTCGCCTACTTCCTCGAGTCCATCCAGACCGGTACAAAGCTCATCACCGAGCCGCCGGCAAACAAGCGACGCAGGACCAGCTCGTCTGAGGCGAACCGCGCAGTCACCGCGCAGGCCAGTGCTGAGCTGAGTGCGACGTTGAGATCGGTCACGTTTGTGCTCCAGCTGGTGGATGGTTCCAACCCTGCTGCCCACCCGGAGCTCCTCGACAGTCTATTCGGCACCCTCTCGGAGCTGCAGCACTTCCGCACCGTCATTGGATCCGAGCTTGGCTACCTGCAAAACCTGGTGCTGACAAGCTTGATCGCGATGGTCCCCGCCTATAGGAACAACAAGAGCCTGAAGATTGACGGCTCTGGAGGCCACGGCGACCTGCTCGTCAATTGCATCCAGAAGTCTTCCAGCCCGATTGTGCAAAACTCGGCCTTGCTTCTGATTGCCAGCCTCGCCTCTGCCGCCCCGGATCTCGTGCTTCATAGCGTCATGCCCATCTTCACTTTCATGGGCGCCTCCGTTCTCCGCCAGAACGACGACCACTCTGCGCATGTGGTGAACCAGACCATCAAGGAGGTCGTCCCGCCTTTGATGGCGTCGctcaagaagggcaagcGAAACCCGGTCGCCGGTGCCACCGAGTTGCTTGCCAGCTTCGTCACCGCGTACGAGCACATCCCCGCACACCGCAAGCAGGGCTTGTTCGTTGCTCTCATCAACACCCTGGGTCCCGATGAGTTCCTGTACGCCCTGTTGGCGATGCTGGTCGATAGATACGGCCCCAACGACAGCCTGATGGCGTTTGCCTCTGAACTCCTCGGCTTTTACAGCGCTGAGGTGCAGCTCCAGACCTTGGCCAGGCTCCTTGACTTGATCAGTGACATCTTCAAGCCCAAGCCCGGTCTTTCGGCCACTCTgctgggcgtcggcgaggacttggcggagaagaagcccgagaCCACTgccctgcagcagctgacTGTCTTCCCCTCTCTCCTTTCCAGCAGGAAGCTCCGGAAGGAGATCACCGTCCTTACAGAGAGGGACGATATGGACTCATCCAAGATCCGGGACCTGTACGCCATTCTTCTCAGGGATgtcctggccctcgccgagacCGTCAAGAATCAGAAGGCGTTACACGAGTGCTGCGGCAATGCCCTGGCCAACCTGCTCAACCTACTGTCTATTGGCGAGTTCATCAAGTCGGTCGAGAACCTGTTGGACCATACCGAAATCGATCTCCGCCGCAAGGTTCTGCGGGCACTCGAGGTTCGCGTGGACCAGGAGGGCGTCGCAGATGTtgcctcgaggacggcgctGCTCGCTTTCCTGCCGCAGCTGACAGCCGCGATCCGGGACACGGACGACATCAAGTACAAGCACACCGCTGTTGCCTGCATCGACAAGATTGCGGAGAAGTACGGCAagaaggatgtcgaggccGTGGCAGGCGCCGCGGCGACCATCGCCGGGCCTCACTGCCTCGGCCAGCCCGACACCCGCTTGCGCGTCATGGCCCTGCTCTGCCTTGCCTCTCTCGTTGATGTCCTGCAAGATGGCATCCTGCCTATCGTCAATATTGCCATTTCCCAGGCGATTCTCTATATCGAACAGagcgtggaggaggagaaggccgcGAACGAGCTGCACAACGCCGGCTACGCGTTCATCACCGCCCTGGCGCAGCACCTGCCTTACATGATCTCCGCGAAGCACCTGGACAACATCTTCCTCGCTTCCAACAAGTCCGCTGAGGCCAACCTGGAcaacgaggccgacgacgagcgccTCAACTGCCTGAGATTCCTTGCTAGGAAGGTCGAAGCCAAGACCCTGCTGGCCAGTCTGGAGAGGAACTGGATTCCGGCCACTGAGACTGGTTTCGAC GCAACTGACGAATGGGTTGACATCTTTGGCGTTGTGGTCGAGAGTCACACCAAGTCCGTCGTCACAAAGAACGTTACTGCCCTGTCGACGATTCTCCTCAACTCGCTGGACCTCCGGAGACGCGAGCACGCAAAGGAGAAGCTTGGCAACACGGCGTCTCAGCGCGTGTCCAAGATCGAGGCGTCAATCAACGAAGTCGCCCTCAAGATGATCTACAAGCTCAATGATGCGGCTTTCCGGCCCATCTTTACGCACATCGTCGAGTGGTCCACGCAGCTCCCCAAGCAAGATGTCGCCGGACGCGCGCTGCGCCGTTTCAGCGTCTACGGGTTCTTGCAGATGTTCTTCGAGAGCCTCAAATCGATCGTCACCAACTACGCAACCTACATTgtggacgacgccgtcgaaaTCATCAAGACGTGCGACTTCAAGCTGCCGGAGCAGAAGGAGCTGTGGCGGCGCGTCCTGTCGACTCTGGCAAGGTGCTTTGAGCACGACCAGGACGATTTCTGGCAAGCGCCCGCGCATTTCAGCAAGGCCGCGCCGGTTCTCACCGCGCAGTTCCTCAACGCCTCTTCCGTTGACCTGTCGGCCGAGCTAatccccgccgtcgtcgaatTGGCGTCTGCGGCAGACTCCCAGGAGCACCAAAAGGAGCTCAACAGCACGATCCTCCGCCACCTGCGGTCTGAGCAGGCGTCGGTACGTCTGGCGGCCGTCAAGTGCCAGcaggagctcgccgagaagcttGGCGAGGAATGGCTGTCGGCGCTGCCTGAGATGTTGCCTTACATCAGCGAGctccaggacgacgacgacgaggtggtcGAGCGCGAGACGCACCGGTGGATCGTCAAGATCGAGGGTGTCCTTGGCGAAAGCCTGGACTCCATGTTGCAGTAA
- a CDS encoding Pyridine nucleotide-disulfide, whose protein sequence is MASSKVAQQYWRSLARPGRRGPAGTALQLETVTNTSLVKHRSNTSSSSPTEQKRERVVVLGSGWAGYAFARELDPKKYERILISPRSYFVFTPLLASTSVGTLEFRSILEPVRRLGLDSFHEAWADDIDFSKKLIRIEKVTSGDATSRTLPAREPHLPKKGEVIDVPYDKLVISVGAYSQTFGIEGVKEYASFLRDVGDARSIRLRVLQCFEKADWPTTTDEQRKKLLHFAVVGGGPTGIEFAAELHDLIHDDLSKLYPHLMEYIDITIYDIAPKVLPMFDQQLASYAEDLFRRQGIKVKTEHHLQRIRPDEDDALGTLKLKIKEYGDDEVGAGIVVWSTGLMQNPLVQTIMKKELRNPNAAAERKGKEETGTVKILKAEKSAGIVTDSCLRVRLDDPADAKAVLPDVYSMGDCSVLETETLPATAQVASQQAVYLAKALNKAAGAGAGQSKPFKFRNLGTMAYLGSWKAIHQSSADELKGRAGMLR, encoded by the exons ATGGCTTCATCGAAAGTTGCACAACAATATTGGAGAAGTCTGGCCCGGCCCGGACGCCGGGGGCCTGCCGGAACCGCGTTGCAGCTCGAGACCGTGACTAACACGAGTCTTGTGAAGCATCGCAGCAATACGAGCTCAAGTTCGCCAACGG AACAAAAACGCGAAAGAGTCGTCGTGTTGGGCTCGGGATGGGCAGGCTACGCCTTCGCCCGCGAATTGGACCCCAAGAAGTACGAGCGCATTCTCATCTCGCCGCGCTCCTACTTCGTCTTCACTCCCTTgctggcctcgacctcggtcGGCACCCTCGAGTTCCGCTCCATCCTTGAGCCCGTCCGCCGGCTGGGCTTGGACTCCTTCCACGAAGCCTGGGCGGACGACATTGACTTCTCCAAGAAGCTCATCCGCATCGAAAAGGTCACGTCGGGCGACGCCACCTCCCGCACGCTCCCGGCGAGGGAGCCGCACCTCCCCAAGAAAGGAGAGGTGATTGACGTGCCTTACGACAAGCTAGTCATCTCCGTCGGGGCGTACTCGCAGACTTTCGGTatcgagggcgtcaaggagTATGCCAGTTTTCTGAGGGACGTTGGCGATGCGAGGAGCATTCGTCTGAGGGTGCTCCAGTGCTTCGAAAAGGCCGACTGGCCCACGACCACGGACGAGCAGCGGAAAAAATTGTTGCACTTTGCTGTTGTAGGAGGCGGACCAACCGGAATTGAG ttcgccgccgagctgcacGATCTCATCCATGATGATCTCTCCAAGCTGTACCCGCACCTCATGGAGTACATCGACATCACGATCTACGACATCGCGCCCAAGGTCCTGCCCATGTTCGACCAGCAGCTCGCCTCCTacgccgaggacctcttCCGCCGCCAGGGTATCAAGGTGAAGACGGAGCACCACCTGCAGCGCATCCGgcccgacgaggacgacgcgcTCGGCACGCTTAAgctcaagatcaaggagtacggcgacgacgaggtcggcgccggcatcgtgGTGTGGAGCACAGGGCTGATGCAGAACCCGCTGGTTCAGACGATCATGAAGAAAGAGCTGCGTAACCCCaacgcggcggccgagagaaaaggaaaggaagagaCGGGCACGGTGAAGATCCTGAAGGCGGAGAAAAGTGCCGGCATCGTCACGGACTCTTGTCTGCGGgtccgcctcgacgacccggcGGACGCGAAGGCCGTTCTGCCGGATGTGTATTCGATGGGCGACTGCTCCGTGCTGGAGACCGAGACActgccggcgacggcgcaggTCGCCAGCCAGCAGGCCGTGTATCTCGCCAAGGCGCTCAACAAGGCGGCTGGGGCCGGGGCAGGGCAGAGCAAGCCGTTCAAGTTCCGCAACCTGGGGACGATGGCGTATCTCGGAAGCTGGAAGGCGATTCACCAGAGCTCCGCGGACGAGCTGAAGGGCCGTGCAGGTATGTTGCGATGA
- a CDS encoding Pyrroline-5-carboxylate reductase, translated as MSVMGDYSSSELTMTVLGCGTMGIAILNGILTSLVEMQAPRPLQTPSASGTSTPLYDEVPARLPSRFIACVRRPESAKKVKKALWEHSSVLKVVQNDNVNSVHQSEVIILACKPYMVKDVLSEPGMARALHGKLLVSICAGVTETHLEEILHGAAPTKNPEEDGRCRVIRALPNTASLIRESMTVIGAPTYPLPPQTASLVTWIFKRIGDVVYLPANNMDASTALCGSGPAFFALVLEAAIDGAVAMGLPRAEAQRMAAQTMKGAAALVQNGDHPALLRDKVSTPGGCTIGGLLVLEEGRVRGTVARAVREATVVASQLGQGVQGVNGTRFPSQSGYPQY; from the exons ATGTCTGTCATGGGAGACTACAGCTCTTCGGAGCTTACAATGACCGTCCTTGGTTGCG GAACCATGGGCATCGCCATTCTTAACGGCATCCTCACCTCTCTCGTGGAGATGCAGGCACCCAGGCCTCTCCAGACTCCTTCGGCGTCCGGCACCTCCACCCCGTTGTACGACGAGGTTCCCGCCCGTCTCCCCTCGCGCTTCATCGCCTGCGTGCGCCGGCCCGAGAGCGCCAAGAAGGTCAAGAAGGCGCTCTGGGAGCACTCCTCCGTCCTCAAGGTCGTCCAGAATGACAACGTCAACTCGGTCCACCAGTCCGaggtcatcatcctcgcctGCAAGCCCTACATGGTCAAGGACGTCCTTAGCGAGCCCGGCATGGCCCGCGCCCTCCACGGCAAGCTGCTCGTCAGCATCTGCGCCGGCGTCACCGAGACGCACCTGGAGGAGATCCTCCACGGCGCCGCGCCGACCAAAAACCCAGAGGAGGACGGCCGGTGCCGCGTCATCCGCGCTCTCCCCAACACCGCCTCGCTCATCCGCGAGAGCATgaccgtcatcggcgccccGACGTACCCGCTGCCTCCCCAGACCGCGAGCCTCGTCACCTGGATCTTCAAGCGcatcggcgacgtcgtgTACCTGCCTGCCAACAACATGGACGCCAGCACCGCTCTATGCGGCTCCGGCCCGGCCTTCTTTgcgctcgtcctcgaggctGCCATCGACGGCGCAGTGGCCATGGGCCTCCCTCGTGCCGAGGCCCAGAGGATGGCTGCCCAGACCATgaagggcgccgccgccctggtcCAGAACGGCGATCACCCGGCTCTCCTGCGGGACAAGGTCAGCACGCCCGGCGGCTGCACGATCGGCGGGCTGTTGGTGCTTGAGGAGGGCCGTGTGAGAGGCACCGTTGCGCGTGCGGTGCGGGAGGCGACAGTCGTTGCCAGCCAGCTTGGCCAGGGTGTTCAGGGTGTTAATGGCACCCGCTTCCCCTCGCAATCAGGATACCCCCAGTACTGA